Part of the Methylovirgula sp. 4M-Z18 genome is shown below.
TACATCCGCGCCAGCCTTGCCGATCTCATGTCGCTGCCGTTCGGCAATCGGCCGTGCATGCACGAGGCCCTGTTCGACGATTCCTGGCTGAAGGATACGGGGGTGACGACGCTCGATTTCGCGAAAGCGATGATCGACGAAGGCTATCACCCGATGACCATGTATTTCCCGCTTGTGGTGCATGGCGCGATGCTGATCGAGCCGACCGAATCCGAATCGAAAGCGTCGCTCGACCTGTTCATCGCGACCCTGCGTGATCTTGCCTTCGGCGCGCGCAACGGCGAGGTTGAGCGCTTCACCAACGCGCCGCATTTCGCCCCACGCCGGCGGCTGGATGAGACGCGCGCCGCGCGCCAGCCGATTCTGAAATGGACACCGCTCCGGCCCATCGCCGACGCGGCGGAATAGGCGGGCTTGCATCGTCCCGACCGCAGCCTCTTGCGGTCGGGGGATGGCACGGAACCAACGGAAAATCCGGGCAAATGCCGTGGTCCGGCGCTGCGAAATTTTGCCGCAAGGCGCCGAAAAACCGACGAGAAAGTCAGAATCTCGTCAGGACCCGTGCCGGGGAAGCTGGAAAATCGCTAATATATCATGTAAATCAAATACATAAGACTTTTTGCCATATTCTTGACTTGATTGGACCCGCTGTCTATGGTGCGCCCGGTTCAAATGGGGTCGGGCTGGGTTCTCCCACGCAGGTGCGGGAATGATCGACGCGGCCTATCGGTGTCCAAAAGCTTCATATGCCGCGCGTTTTGGCATTCTCCGCTAGCGTTGAGAGCCGGAAGGTGAGGGATGGGAAAGTCAGAGGATACCGAGCGGGAGGACGCGGCCTTACGTGCGCGGCTGGCAAATTTGTCAAATGCGCTCGAACAGCAGCGCCAAAGCCAGGAAGAGGCGGAGGCCGGCGGACCCTTGAAAAGCGGGGAATCAGGGCGGGCGCTGAACATGGCGTTCCGGGTGCTCGCCGAGTTCGTCGCAGGGATCCTGGTGGGCGTGTTTCTAGGCTGGGTCTTCGACAGCTGGCTGGGAACATGGCCATTCATGCTCATCGTCTTCTCGATGTTGGGCATGCTGTCGGGGTTCTGGAATATTTATCGGATTGCCGTTGCACAGCAAAAAGGCAATTCGTGATCGGGCGCTTCTTCGTTCGAAGAGGCTTGAAGTTGATAGGCGTCACGCCGCAATTGTGAAGGTTTGATCTTGGCGACCGAAGCTCCTCATCTGAACCCCATCGAGCAGTTTAGCATTCCGCATTTTTTGGAGCTGCATCCGCTGGGCGTCGACGCATCCTTCAGCAAAGCATCGTTGTTCATGATCATCGTTCTGGCGCTCATAACGCTGCTGATGGTGGCCGCGACGTCGGCTAAGGCGCTCGTGCCCGGACGCGGCCAGGCGGCCGCGGAAATGGCCTATGAATTCACCGCCAATATGGTACGGCAGACCGCCGGTACGGATGGGATGAAATTCTTTCCCTTCGTCTTTTCGGTCTTCATGTTCGTGCTGTTCTCGAACCTGATCGGCCTCATCCCTTATACGTTCACCGTGACGAGCCAGATCATCGTCACCTTCTCACTAGCGATTTTCATCATCTGCCTGGTGATCGCCTACGGTCTTTTTAAACACGGTCTGCATTGGCTGAAGCTGTTCGTGCCCTCCGGCGTGCCGGCGTTGATCCTCGTCATATTGGTGCCGATCGAAATCATCTCGTTCCTGTCGCGCCCCATTTCGCTCTCCGTGCGTCTCTTCGCCAACATGCTCGCAGGCCACATTACCCTGCAGGTGTTCGGCGGCTTCATCGTGCTGCTGTTTAGCGGCGGCGCCTGGGCGATTTTGTCACCGCTGCCGATGGCGGCAACGATTGCGATGTTCGCGTTGGAACTGCTTGTGGCGGTGCTGCAGGCGTTCGTCTTCGCGGTTCTCACTTGCGTCTATCTGAACGACGCGATTCACCCCGGCCACTGATAAATATCCGAACAACAAAAGCGGCCACATATCTCTAGGAGCTTATAATGGATCATTTTAACTACATCGGCGCAGGTCTCGCAGCTATCGGTTCGGGCGCGGCCGCGATCGGTGTCGGCCTGATTTTCGGTAATTTCGTGTCTGGCGCGCTGCGCAATCCGTCTGCCGCAGCTTCGCAGTTCACCAATGCGATCATCGGTGCGGCGCTCGCCGAAGGTCTCGGCATTTTCGCGTTCTTGATCGCGATCCTGCTCTACCTCAAGGGTTGAAATAAACTTACTATGCGGCGCGCCGGCGCTTGGTCTCCGGCGCGCCTTTACGTTTAGAAACCGGAAAAGCCCAGATGGCGACGAAAATTCTACTGGCGCAAGCCGATACTCCCGCCCCCACACAGGCTGCGACCGAGGCTCCGGGCCATGTGACGGCAGATGCGGATTTTCCGCCGTTCGACACGACGCAATGGTCGCACCAGATTATCTGGCTGATTATCGTTTTCGGCATCCTCTATTGGCTCATGTCGAAAATCGCGCTGCCGCGCGTGGGCGGCATTCTGGCCGACCGCAAGGCGCGTATTTCGAAGGATATCGACGACGCCGTGCAGATGGATGCGCAGGCCAAGGCCGCAGGCGAAGCCTATGACAAGGCACTGGCTGTGGCCAAGGGCAATGCCCAGGCTTTGGCGCAGGACACCCACGCCAAGCTCGCTGACGAGACCAATGCGAAGCGTCACGAACTGGAAGACGATTTGAACGGCAAGCTGGCTGCCGCCGAAGCGCAGATCGCGGCGACGAAGGCGAATGCGATGAGCCATGTCGGCGAGATCGCCCACGACGCGGCCGCAGCCATTGTGCAGCACTTGACTGGCAAACCCGTGGATCAGTCGCAGATCGCCCAGGCGGTCGCTGCGGCACACGGCTAAAGGAGGGATGCGACTTTGTTCGACGCAGAATTTTATGTCGCCTTCGGCTTCATCATCTTCGTATGCATTCTCGCCTACGTGGGATTCCACAAGATGATTGCCGGGGCTCTCGATAATCGCGCCGTCCAGGTGACCACGGAGCTGGCCGAGGCCAAGCGCCTGCGCGACGAAGCCGAGGCCTTGCTGAAGAGCTTCCAGGCCAAGGCGAAATCGGCCGAGTCCGAGGCCGCCGCGATCGTGGCCCAGGCCAAAGCCGAGGCGGAAGCCCTGGCCCAGGAAAGCCACGATCGGCTCACGGAATATGTGGCGCGCCGCACCAAGCAGGCGGAAGCCAAGATCGCCCAGGCCGAGGCGCAAGCCGCCGCCGAAGTGCGCGCCGCGGCGGCAGACGCTGCCACCAAGGCCGCCGAATCGGTGCTGAAAGCCAATGTCGCCGGCGCGACTGGCGACGATTTGATCAACAATGGCATCCGCGAGCTGAAGCTTCGCCTCGCAAGCTGAACGGCTCTTCGTGATCGACAAAAAGAGCGCCGGTTTTTCCGGCGCTTTTTTTTATGGCCGATCCACACCGGCGCCGCAAAAGCGCGATCACTTCTTGGTGAAGCGCCATCCTTGTCTTGCCACAATCCTCTGGCGGATTAAAAGCGTCGGCATGGGGGATTGCGCGCGGTGTCTTGAAGCATTGAGCATCACGAGCGCCACCCAGGGCCCGTTGTGTTGACGGGCCCGAGTGCCTTTCGCTTCTATTGGGATTCGCTCTATGCTGCGTTTTTTGACCCCCACCCGCAGGTTGTTCTTGGAAACGGTCGGCGCCACCGCGCTCGCCGCCGTCGTCCCTTCCATGGCCCACGCCGACGACAAGTCTGATGTTCCGATCGAACAATTGATGGTCGATCAGCCGTTGCCGGATGTCGTTCTCGGGGACGGCAATGCGCCGGTCACGATCGTCGAGTACGCGTCGATGACCTG
Proteins encoded:
- a CDS encoding AtpZ/AtpI family protein — translated: MGKSEDTEREDAALRARLANLSNALEQQRQSQEEAEAGGPLKSGESGRALNMAFRVLAEFVAGILVGVFLGWVFDSWLGTWPFMLIVFSMLGMLSGFWNIYRIAVAQQKGNS
- a CDS encoding F0F1 ATP synthase subunit C, which encodes MDHFNYIGAGLAAIGSGAAAIGVGLIFGNFVSGALRNPSAAASQFTNAIIGAALAEGLGIFAFLIAILLYLKG
- a CDS encoding F0F1 ATP synthase subunit A, giving the protein MATEAPHLNPIEQFSIPHFLELHPLGVDASFSKASLFMIIVLALITLLMVAATSAKALVPGRGQAAAEMAYEFTANMVRQTAGTDGMKFFPFVFSVFMFVLFSNLIGLIPYTFTVTSQIIVTFSLAIFIICLVIAYGLFKHGLHWLKLFVPSGVPALILVILVPIEIISFLSRPISLSVRLFANMLAGHITLQVFGGFIVLLFSGGAWAILSPLPMAATIAMFALELLVAVLQAFVFAVLTCVYLNDAIHPGH
- a CDS encoding F0F1 ATP synthase subunit B family protein produces the protein MFDAEFYVAFGFIIFVCILAYVGFHKMIAGALDNRAVQVTTELAEAKRLRDEAEALLKSFQAKAKSAESEAAAIVAQAKAEAEALAQESHDRLTEYVARRTKQAEAKIAQAEAQAAAEVRAAAADAATKAAESVLKANVAGATGDDLINNGIRELKLRLAS
- a CDS encoding F0F1 ATP synthase subunit B family protein — translated: MATKILLAQADTPAPTQAATEAPGHVTADADFPPFDTTQWSHQIIWLIIVFGILYWLMSKIALPRVGGILADRKARISKDIDDAVQMDAQAKAAGEAYDKALAVAKGNAQALAQDTHAKLADETNAKRHELEDDLNGKLAAAEAQIAATKANAMSHVGEIAHDAAAAIVQHLTGKPVDQSQIAQAVAAAHG